In Lemur catta isolate mLemCat1 chromosome 1, mLemCat1.pri, whole genome shotgun sequence, one DNA window encodes the following:
- the LOC123642461 gene encoding olfactory receptor 5AC1 gives MAEENKTLVTEFVLIGLTDHPGLQVPLFLVFLLIYLITMVGNLGLIAIIWKDPHLHTPMYLFLGSLAFADACTSSSVTPKMLINFLSKNHVISLFDCVAQFYFFGSSATTECFLLVVMAYDCYVAICSPLSYPVVMSNSLCTQFIGVSYFIGFLHSAIHVGLLVRLIFCRSNIIHYFYCEILQLFKISCSDPMVNILLVLIFSAFIQGFTFITIIISYSCVLFAILKKKSEKGRSKAFSTCSAHLLSVSLFYGTLFFMYVRPGSGTAEDQDKMYSIFYTIIIPLLNPFIYSLRNKEVICALKRIMKK, from the coding sequence ATGGCAGAAGAAAATAAGACTCTGGTGACTGAGTTTGTCCTCATAGGACTTACAGATCATCCAGGGCTGCAGGTGCCGCTGTTCCTGGTGTTTTTGCTGATCTACCTCATCACCATGGTGGGCAACCTGGGCCTGATTGCTATCATCTGGAAGGACCCCCACCttcacacccccatgtacttaTTCCTTGGCAGTTTAGCCTTTGCAGATGCATGCACTTCATCCTCTGTGACTCCTAAGATGCTTATCAATTTTTTATCTAAGAATCATGTGATATCCCTCTTTGACTGTGTggcccaattttatttttttggttccaGTGCAACCACAGAATGTTTCCTCCTGGTAGTGATGGCCTATGACTGCTATGTAGCCATATGCAGTCCCCTGTCTTATCCAGTGGTGATGTCCAATAGCCTCTGTACTCAGTTTATCggtgtttcatattttattggttttctgcATTCAGCAATTCATGTAGGGTTGTTAGTTAGATTAATTTTCTGCAGGTCCAATATCATACATTATTTCTACTGTGAAATTTTACAACTGTTCAAAATTTCTTGCTCTGATCCTATGGTTAATATACTTCTGGTTTTAATCTTTTCAGCTTTTATACAAGGCTTCACTTTTATCACTATCATAATCTCCTACTCTTGTGTCCTCTTTGCCATCCTGAAAAAGAAGTCTGAGAAAGGCAGAAGCAAAGCCTTCTCCACGTGCAGTGCCCACCTGCTCTCTGTGTCTTTGTTCTATGGCACACTCTTCTTCATGTACGTGCGTCCTGGGTCTGGAACAGCTGAAGATCAGGACAAAATGTATTCTATATTTTACACCATAATAATTCCTCTATTAAATCCTTTTATTTACAGCCTGAGGAACAAAGAGGTTATCTGTGCCTTgaaaagaataatgaagaaataa